One segment of Labrus mixtus chromosome 10, fLabMix1.1, whole genome shotgun sequence DNA contains the following:
- the LOC132981785 gene encoding T-cell immunoglobulin and mucin domain-containing protein 4-like, translating to MRGLLYFLLFVLTQVCSSTTKVIGLFGHNVTLPCVYDFQTHGVLSFCWGRGKVPRSKCSNTVLSSQGSAVDIRQSPRYQLLGSVTDGDVSLTILNAELSDAGVYGCRVEIPGWFNDYKVNTQLVLEEAPEVQAVTEDWTFTSAEAQETLTTSESTNTEDDDPKCEKIIIATSEEEFKAFLGVGNFGRVAAVFFLSIIVILVFIFRRGFLQRRTLEHLNTSAAENIYESVP from the exons ATGCGTGGTCTTTTGTATTTTCTCCTCTTCGTCCTGACACAAG TGTGTTCCAGCACAACAAAGGTCATTGGCCTCTTCGGGCACAATGTCACCCTACCCTGTGTGTACGACTTCCAAACTCATGGCGTCCTCAGCTTCTGTTGGGGACGAGGGAAGGTGCCCCGGTCCAAGTGCTCCAACACAGTCCTCTCCTCACAGGGCAGCGCTGTAGACATAAGACAGTCCCCCAGGTACCAGCTGCTAGGCAGCGTGACGGACGGAGACGTGTCCCTGACCATCCTGAACGCTGAGCTGAGTGATGCTGGTGTGTACGGCTGCCGGGTGGAGATCCCCGGTTGGTTCAATGACTATAAGGTCAACACACAACTGGTCCTGGAggaag CTCCCGAGGTACAAGCTGTCACAGAGGACTGGACATTTACGTCTGCTGAGGCACAAG AAACCTTGACAACATCTGAGTCTACTAATACAGAAGATGATGACCCAAAATGTGAGAAGATTATCATTGCAACATCAGAG GAAGAATTCAAAGCATTCCTGGGAGTGGGGAACTTCGGCCGGGTTGCAgctgttttcttcctctccatAATCGTAATCCTCGTCTTTATTTTCC GGAGAGGATTTCTGCAGAGGAGGACACTTGAACATCTCAACACCTCCGCAGCTGAGAACATTTATGAGAGTGTGCCCTGA
- the LOC132981786 gene encoding cell adhesion molecule DSCAM-like isoform X2, with protein MTQLCRRNPPLCCSFLFCLLLGCVSAEGIIATVGTDVTLICNYDAKYYGKLSACWGRGAIPSRGCASEVIKSDGSAMASRLSERYLFMGNLEEGDVSLTIRQVEESDSGIYGCRVDIPGWFNDHKHQETLTVVPVRPNPLKVETREVKDRTVTVQWTPVFDGGRPITSYWIDLKHKQAPWDSAVRTAVSNPDLTQLTLVDLRPAKTYILRMFAINSMGISEPSNVLTVTTKEAAPEGPPLDMQLEGLTSHSIKVTWKPPRPDLRNGILRSYSISYREYDPNGRQFKRWQHLSVTAAREVESVILSNLKPSSMYGILIQAKTNAGIGPASTAPLCSTLDEVHKTSTPSTKSSTSTAATRIQDITSSTAPHTTSAEEAVTAATVWDEGTTTSTTSVPPDPPVVDIKEVKGSTVSLLWTPGFEGDSPITGYYLEYKAVNASWDYTKTVVDFSPDQTEATIIEINPSTYNIRMFAKNSVGTSRASNILTITTGETGHQSHDDLTTISTDTHAAELNRKRAV; from the exons ATGACTCAGTTATGCAGAAGAAATCCCCCTCTCTGTTGCAGTTTTCTCTTTTGCCTCCTCCTTG gttgtgtgtctgcagaaggGATCATAGCCACAGTGGGAACAGATGTTACGTTGATTTGCAACTACGATGCAAAGTACTATGGCAAGCTGTCTGCATGCTGGGGCAGAGGAGCCATCCCCAGCAGAGGCTGCGCCAGTGAGGTGATCAAGTCAGACGGGTCAGCAATGGCCAGCAGACTGTCAGAGCGGTACCTGTTCATGGGTAACCTGGAGGAAGGGGACGTGTCGCTTACCATCAGGCAGGTGGAGGAGAGCGACTCGGGGATCTATGGCTGCCGTGTGGACATACCGGGCTGGTTCAATGATCACAAACACCAGGAGACTCTGACCGTGGTGCCCG TACGTCCTAACCCCCTGAAGGTGGAGACAAGAGAGGTGAAGGATAGAACTGTCACTGTTCAGTGGACTCCTGTGTTTGACGGCGGCAGACCCATCACATCCTACTGGATCgatctcaaacacaaacaag CACCCTGGGATTCTGCAGTCAGAACCGCCGTCTCTAATCCTGATCTAACTCAGCTGACTTTGGTGGATTTGCGTCCGGCAAAGACCTACATCCTGCGCATGTTTGCGATCAACAGCATGGGCATTAGCGAACCCAGCAATGTACTGACAGTAACAACCAAAGAAGCAG CGCCGGAGGGTCCTCCCCTGGACATGCAGCTTGAGGGCCTCACCTCTCACAGCATCAAAGTCACCTGGAAG CCTCCTAGACCCGATCTCAGGAATGGGATTCTCCGGAGTTACAGCATCAGCTACAGAGAGTATGATCCTAACGGCAGACAATTCAAAAGGTGGCAGCACTTAAGTGTGACGGCTGCACGAGAGGTGGAGAGCGTCATCCTGAGTAACCTGAAGCCTTCTTCCATGTACGGCATTCTCATACAGGCCAAAACTAACGCAGGGATAGGACCTGCTTCCACTgcccctctctgctccactCTGGATGAGG ttCACAAAACATCAACACCGTCAACTAAAAGTTCTACTTCGACTGCTGCCACACGGATACAAGACATTACAAGTTCTACTGCAC cTCACACTACTTCAGCAGAGGAGGCTGTTACCGCGGCTACAGTCTGGGATGAAGGAACTACTACAAGTACCACATCAG TGCCCCCAGATCCCCCTGTGGTTGACATAAAAGAGGTAAAAGGAAGCACAGTGTCTCTTTTATGGACCCCTGGGTTTGAAGGTGACAGCCCCATAACTGGCTATTACCTGGAGTATAAAGCAGTAAACG CCTCTTGGGATTATACAAAGACAGTGGTAGACTTCAGCCCTGACCAAACAGAGGCCACGATAATAGAGATCAATCCGTCTACCTACAACATCCGCATGTTTGCCAAGAACAGTGTGGGCACCAGTAGAGCTAGCAACATCCTCACCATCACCACAGGAGAAACAG GTCATCAGAGCCATGATGACCTTACCACCATCTCTACTGACACTCATGCTGCT gaattaaacagaaaaagggCAGTCTGA
- the LOC132981786 gene encoding cell adhesion molecule DSCAM-like isoform X1, which translates to MTQLCRRNPPLCCSFLFCLLLGCVSAEGIIATVGTDVTLICNYDAKYYGKLSACWGRGAIPSRGCASEVIKSDGSAMASRLSERYLFMGNLEEGDVSLTIRQVEESDSGIYGCRVDIPGWFNDHKHQETLTVVPVRPNPLKVETREVKDRTVTVQWTPVFDGGRPITSYWIDLKHKQAPWDSAVRTAVSNPDLTQLTLVDLRPAKTYILRMFAINSMGISEPSNVLTVTTKEAAPEGPPLDMQLEGLTSHSIKVTWKPPRPDLRNGILRSYSISYREYDPNGRQFKRWQHLSVTAAREVESVILSNLKPSSMYGILIQAKTNAGIGPASTAPLCSTLDEVHKTSTPSTKSSTSTAATRIQDITSSTAPHTTSAEEAVTAATVWDEGTTTSTTSVPPDPPVVDIKEVKGSTVSLLWTPGFEGDSPITGYYLEYKAVNASWDYTKTVVDFSPDQTEATIIEINPSTYNIRMFAKNSVGTSRASNILTITTGETGHQSHDDLTTISTDTHAAASVEEGQSGSKLAAILLPVVLVVLIVAIVTAWQLRRIKQKKGSLSIWLSSGKLRYKGSESLQEL; encoded by the exons ATGACTCAGTTATGCAGAAGAAATCCCCCTCTCTGTTGCAGTTTTCTCTTTTGCCTCCTCCTTG gttgtgtgtctgcagaaggGATCATAGCCACAGTGGGAACAGATGTTACGTTGATTTGCAACTACGATGCAAAGTACTATGGCAAGCTGTCTGCATGCTGGGGCAGAGGAGCCATCCCCAGCAGAGGCTGCGCCAGTGAGGTGATCAAGTCAGACGGGTCAGCAATGGCCAGCAGACTGTCAGAGCGGTACCTGTTCATGGGTAACCTGGAGGAAGGGGACGTGTCGCTTACCATCAGGCAGGTGGAGGAGAGCGACTCGGGGATCTATGGCTGCCGTGTGGACATACCGGGCTGGTTCAATGATCACAAACACCAGGAGACTCTGACCGTGGTGCCCG TACGTCCTAACCCCCTGAAGGTGGAGACAAGAGAGGTGAAGGATAGAACTGTCACTGTTCAGTGGACTCCTGTGTTTGACGGCGGCAGACCCATCACATCCTACTGGATCgatctcaaacacaaacaag CACCCTGGGATTCTGCAGTCAGAACCGCCGTCTCTAATCCTGATCTAACTCAGCTGACTTTGGTGGATTTGCGTCCGGCAAAGACCTACATCCTGCGCATGTTTGCGATCAACAGCATGGGCATTAGCGAACCCAGCAATGTACTGACAGTAACAACCAAAGAAGCAG CGCCGGAGGGTCCTCCCCTGGACATGCAGCTTGAGGGCCTCACCTCTCACAGCATCAAAGTCACCTGGAAG CCTCCTAGACCCGATCTCAGGAATGGGATTCTCCGGAGTTACAGCATCAGCTACAGAGAGTATGATCCTAACGGCAGACAATTCAAAAGGTGGCAGCACTTAAGTGTGACGGCTGCACGAGAGGTGGAGAGCGTCATCCTGAGTAACCTGAAGCCTTCTTCCATGTACGGCATTCTCATACAGGCCAAAACTAACGCAGGGATAGGACCTGCTTCCACTgcccctctctgctccactCTGGATGAGG ttCACAAAACATCAACACCGTCAACTAAAAGTTCTACTTCGACTGCTGCCACACGGATACAAGACATTACAAGTTCTACTGCAC cTCACACTACTTCAGCAGAGGAGGCTGTTACCGCGGCTACAGTCTGGGATGAAGGAACTACTACAAGTACCACATCAG TGCCCCCAGATCCCCCTGTGGTTGACATAAAAGAGGTAAAAGGAAGCACAGTGTCTCTTTTATGGACCCCTGGGTTTGAAGGTGACAGCCCCATAACTGGCTATTACCTGGAGTATAAAGCAGTAAACG CCTCTTGGGATTATACAAAGACAGTGGTAGACTTCAGCCCTGACCAAACAGAGGCCACGATAATAGAGATCAATCCGTCTACCTACAACATCCGCATGTTTGCCAAGAACAGTGTGGGCACCAGTAGAGCTAGCAACATCCTCACCATCACCACAGGAGAAACAG GTCATCAGAGCCATGATGACCTTACCACCATCTCTACTGACACTCATGCTGCT GCCAGCGTTGAGGAGGGCCAGAGTGGCAGTAAACTAGCTGCCATCCTGTTGCCAGTGGTGCTGGTGGTGTTAATTGTTGCCATAGTGACTGCATGGCAGCTTCGAC gaattaaacagaaaaagggCAGTCTGAGCAT CTGGCTGAGCAGTGGAAAGCTACGTTACAAAGGATCTGAGTCTCTACAGGAGCTGTGA